In the Euphorbia lathyris chromosome 5, ddEupLath1.1, whole genome shotgun sequence genome, one interval contains:
- the LOC136231235 gene encoding large ribosomal subunit protein uL15x has protein sequence MTTRFKKNRKKRGHVSAGHGRIGKHRKHPGGRGNAGGMHHHRILFDKYHPGYFGKVGMRYFHKLRNKFYCPIVNIDKLWSMIPQDVKDKATKENAPMLDVTQFGFFKVLGKGVLPENQPIVVKAKLISKIAEKKIKEAGGAVVLTA, from the coding sequence ATGACTACACGCTTCAAGAAGAATCGTAAGAAGAGAGGTCATGTGAGCGCCGGACACGGTCGTATCGGGAAACACAGGAAGCATCCCGGTGGTCGTGGTAATGCCGGAGGTATGCACCACCACAGGATCCTCTTCGACAAATACCATCCAGGTTATTTTGGGAAAGTCGGTATGCGCTATTTCCACAAGCTCCGCAACAAGTTCTATTGCCCAATCGTCAACATCGACAAGCTCTGGTCCATGATTCCCCAGGATGTGAAGGACAAAGCCACTAAGGAGAATGCTCCGATGCTTGACGTTACTCAGTTTGGGTTTTTCAAGGTTTTGGGGAAAGGTGTTTTGCCTGAGAATCAGCCGATCGTAGTCAAGGCCAAACTTATTTCCAAGATCGCCGAGAAGAAGATCAAGGAGGCTGGTGGAGCTGTCGTTCTTACTGCTTag